One Gemmatimonadaceae bacterium DNA window includes the following coding sequences:
- a CDS encoding M48 family metallopeptidase: MAERIVLTDISSAAWEHPADRAALNALRAIPGFDQVVRKVASFFGERGVRQIFLANAVKVGPTQRPRLWAQYQEVLATLDWKEVPELYVTQTPLVNAAAVGFDKPFIVLNSGLMELLDEEERRDIVGHELGHIMSGHTTYTTIAIIILTVGIQNLPFLAGIALLPFQLALMEWYRKAEFSADRAGLLVTQDIRVTASTFMKMAGGKELDDTLSVDAFLEQASHYEGQSEFADKVWQVINTAFRTHPFGTVRAAELQRWVSAGEYEKILRGDYRRRSDATTPPLSSDIEDAVGYYGEQARGAVDSLSGVLDRARDAFNSAFKGSSGT, translated from the coding sequence GCGCTGCGCGCCATTCCCGGCTTCGATCAGGTGGTACGCAAGGTCGCCTCGTTTTTCGGGGAGCGCGGGGTGCGCCAGATCTTCCTGGCCAATGCGGTGAAGGTTGGCCCCACCCAGCGCCCCAGGTTGTGGGCCCAGTACCAGGAGGTGCTGGCAACGCTCGACTGGAAAGAAGTCCCGGAGCTGTACGTCACGCAGACCCCGCTGGTAAACGCGGCCGCCGTCGGCTTCGACAAGCCGTTCATCGTTCTCAACTCGGGGCTGATGGAGCTGCTCGACGAAGAGGAGCGCCGCGACATCGTGGGGCACGAGCTCGGGCACATCATGTCGGGGCACACCACCTACACGACGATTGCGATCATCATCCTCACGGTGGGGATCCAGAACCTCCCCTTCCTGGCCGGGATCGCGCTCCTCCCCTTCCAGCTGGCGCTGATGGAGTGGTACCGCAAGGCCGAGTTCTCGGCGGACCGCGCCGGGCTCCTCGTGACGCAGGACATTCGCGTCACCGCCAGCACCTTCATGAAGATGGCGGGAGGGAAGGAACTCGACGACACGCTTTCGGTCGACGCCTTCCTCGAGCAGGCGTCGCACTACGAGGGGCAGAGCGAGTTTGCCGACAAGGTCTGGCAGGTGATCAACACCGCGTTCCGCACGCACCCCTTTGGCACGGTGCGCGCCGCCGAGCTTCAACGCTGGGTGAGCGCCGGGGAGTACGAGAAGATCCTTCGCGGTGACTACCGCAGGCGCAGCGACGCGACCACCCCACCGCTCTCGTCGGACATCGAGGACGCGGTCGGTTATTATGGGGAGCAGGCGCGCGGGGCGGTCGACTCGTTGAGCGGGGTGCTCGACCGGGCGCGCGATGCCTTCAACAGCGCCTTCAAGGGATCGTCCGGGACGTGA
- the purD gene encoding phosphoribosylamine--glycine ligase: MKILLLGSGGREHAIAWKLAQDDSSLELVAAPGNPGIATIGRCVPVSPTDAAAVVALAEAERPELVVIGPEAPLAAGVSDALRAAGFRVFGPSKAAAALEASKRFAKEVMFAAGVPTARASWHSDAASARLAARMSGAPVVIKASGLAAGKGVVVAQTLDEAELAIDRMFQGAFGSAGAEVLVEEFMAGEELSVFAVTDGEHFVLLPAAQDHKRLLDGDEGPNTGGMGAYAPVSIATDAVLRFTAEHIVLPTLAEMRRRGTPFSGLLYVGLMLTEAGPKVVEFNCRFGDPETQVVLPIMASSILTLMLGAAEPDGLAQASAPVCVAGAAVTTVVASPGYPDTPITGAPIVLPEHPASISIFHAGTKQRGDGALVTAGGRVFSVTAVAPTFEAAQRLSLATAESIDFPDKVLRRDIGWREQARRAGAS, from the coding sequence GTGAAGATTCTGCTCCTCGGCAGTGGCGGCCGCGAACACGCCATCGCATGGAAGCTCGCACAGGATGACTCGTCGCTCGAACTGGTAGCCGCTCCCGGCAACCCAGGCATTGCCACCATCGGCCGCTGCGTCCCGGTCTCGCCGACCGACGCGGCGGCCGTTGTCGCATTGGCGGAGGCAGAGCGCCCGGAGCTGGTGGTCATTGGCCCCGAGGCGCCGCTGGCGGCGGGGGTCAGCGACGCGCTGCGCGCGGCGGGGTTCAGGGTGTTCGGCCCGTCGAAGGCGGCGGCCGCGCTCGAGGCGTCGAAGCGTTTCGCGAAAGAGGTGATGTTCGCCGCCGGGGTCCCGACGGCGCGCGCCTCGTGGCACTCGGACGCAGCCTCGGCCAGGCTGGCGGCGCGGATGTCGGGTGCTCCCGTGGTGATCAAGGCGAGCGGGCTGGCTGCGGGGAAAGGGGTCGTCGTGGCGCAGACGCTCGACGAGGCGGAGTTGGCGATCGACCGGATGTTCCAGGGGGCATTCGGTTCGGCCGGCGCGGAGGTCCTGGTCGAGGAGTTCATGGCGGGGGAGGAGCTGTCGGTCTTCGCGGTGACGGATGGTGAGCACTTCGTGCTCCTGCCAGCCGCGCAGGATCACAAGCGGCTGCTCGACGGCGACGAGGGGCCCAACACCGGGGGGATGGGGGCGTACGCCCCGGTCTCGATCGCGACTGACGCCGTGCTCCGGTTCACCGCGGAGCATATCGTATTGCCCACGCTGGCCGAGATGCGCCGTCGCGGGACGCCGTTCAGCGGGCTGCTCTATGTGGGGCTGATGCTCACCGAGGCCGGGCCCAAAGTGGTGGAGTTCAACTGTCGCTTCGGGGATCCAGAAACGCAGGTGGTGCTCCCGATCATGGCCAGTAGCATCTTGACGCTAATGCTCGGTGCCGCCGAGCCTGACGGGTTGGCGCAGGCGAGCGCGCCGGTATGTGTCGCGGGGGCCGCGGTCACGACGGTGGTCGCCTCGCCAGGGTATCCTGACACGCCCATCACGGGAGCACCGATCGTGCTCCCAGAGCATCCTGCCAGCATCTCCATCTTTCACGCCGGGACGAAACAGCGTGGCGACGGGGCGTTGGTAACGGCTGGGGGGCGCGTATTTTCGGTTACGGCGGTCGCTCCGACCTTCGAGGCAGCACAGAGACTGAGCTTGGCAACCGCCGAATCGATCGACTTCCCCGACAAGGTGCTCCGCCGAGATATCGGGTGGCGCGAGCAGGCGCGCCGTGCCGGAGCTTCCTGA